Within Diabrotica virgifera virgifera chromosome 7, PGI_DIABVI_V3a, the genomic segment CATGGATGAATGCCTATACTCCGGATACTCGAACACCGTGACACCAAGAAGGAAAGTTATTGTAAGTTGAAGGTAGAGGGATACGTTTTGATAATAGGCGAATTaggcccggtttttcagtgagcggttaaaattttggttagctaacctagtttaaattttaacgaatattttaacccttatatcgtttttcagtgctttaaaccAAGATGTgcaattctatagatttttgacagaaaaataaacaaaatagaatttcataacctattttataaataacaaataacataacattacaaaaatgatTAATGCATTCAAGTTCCGATTCTTCATCTGATGATGAAGATATAATCaagaatataataatacataatacaatatTTCCCGCGATAACACAAAATGTCATAATTTAACTAACCTCTTCTGTCAGCAAATGTAGATAAACGTCTGTCGgaaaattcggagttaaaccacCTATGATAGCGAGTATCGGTTAAAATCTTGGTCAACTTAAACGGGTTTAAGCGATAACCTAGTAttgaaaaactgattaaccataaaaatttcggtgaccgaaaaatctgggttaacccagcactgaaaaaccggcccttaGTGAGTTAGATAGTGTGAGCCAAACTGTGGGGAAGGAGCTcctaaaaaaaatcataacaaaAAAGTCATAGAAAAAATCATGCAAAAatgagccagaatcggtatgcggATTCTCGCTCACAATGCTAAAAGGCCGGATGGAGTCGGATGATAATACGTAACCACAGTTGTTATTTGTGTAAATGTTATCGCATATTTTTAAAACCACAAGGCCTTGTTTTCATGTTTGTCAGGAAACTATTTTTGCAACAACAGGAAACCGCTAAAGATATGACAAACCTCAATGCTAAAAGGCCGGATGAAGAAACTGATAATACGTAACCACAGTTGTTATTTGTGTAAATGTTATCGCATATTTTTAAAACCACAAGGTCTTGTTTTTGCAAAACATGGAAATCTTATCTCTGAAATTAACAACGTAACCAGGAGAATGTAAACATGCAGCGCAATTGCCAAAACGGCACTCAATCATATCTTCTTTGCTaatggtccgattttgacgtagggggtgtcaaatgaaagcggtggcgacacagaagccaactgtcaattcttcttttgTCAACGTTTaatattaactgtcaattcttcttcttcttttccgtataatGCCTAACAGAACATGGCAGTGCCTAACGTGACGTAAAATAgcgtgacgtaaaataacgtgacgtaaaataacgtgacgtaaaataacgtgacgtaaaataacgtgacgtaaaataacgtgacgtaaaataacgtgacatttgaacgtgaatgatgTGACATTTACACGACGTTCGACGCAGGAGGTGTGCTCCAAAGTTGAAATTTAGTGAGACATTTCACGCAGAACATGATCAGTACTAGTATGAATCCCATCGAGTACATACATAGGGTAATGGAATTTCAAAGTAAACTCAGCCtgttaaataaagatattaaatcatatgaggatttaaaacaaattaatagGCAATTCGATAGTCTGCATATTGAGGGGCAAACGTGGAGGTCTGAAGAGCAGCAGCATCAGCAAGGTCTTTACGCCTTTCGAAAAGTTCCACAAGCTACATATCCATTGAGACGTATTCAGCCTACACCATGGGAGCCAGCAACAACACCAACAGCGAGAATATGAAAAGTGAAATAGACAATGTCTTTGCAATGTCTTGTGTAATATTAGCATCTGTATTTATCTTAattctaaaaattatttttgaaattgtaaagagaatatttgaatcttcatgtaatataagacttgatcactaaataaggtgtttaaataaaaaccaaaaaaaaatctctaaattatttatttatacatagaaAAAATTACAACGGTATTACAGTAGAAGAAAACCAGTGCCGTAGACGATCCACATTTCTTTCGGTGCATGAAAATAGTCCAACAGCGTGACAGGGGTTTGTAGCAGGACCAACGTTTCCAGTAGCAAGAGGCGTACCATCAaacttgcaaacatcaataagaaggggaaaaactccaaaaatgtgGCATTTCTTGCTTAAAAATTCGGCCTTTTGTTCTCCTCGGACATATATGTAATCAGCGGCATACAACAACTTGGTTTCAAGTATTTCATTTAGTTTGGACAATTCTACATCTCCATCAGAATACCGAATACCAAGCAGTTTTTTCTCCACGTATGATGCAGTCTTCTTATCCTCATTACTTAGCGCATTGAATGGTTTCGGAGGTAAAAATATGTAATGGCTTCGTTTAAAACCACCCGTCCACATCGAATCcctgaatatctacgaatgctACTCTCATGATGACTGCTCGTGTACTAATGACACTTTATGCATCTAAGTTagactttttacaatttcggtGAGAGGGAAGTACTCCATTACACAGTCGTGAATAATAATACAATAGGCCTTGGTGTTGGCGGGAAAGCCAGTAGACGCTTCAATATCGAGTTTTACGTCAACGGTGGATGCTTTCATGCTTTCTTCTTGTTTCGAGCAATCGATAACGAACAATGCACGATTCTTAAAAGCTAAGAAATCAAGTAGAGGTCGTTTGTGTTGGGAATGTATGTAGCTTGGGTAAAATTCGGTATAGTTGAAATAGGCCTCGTTGTAGTCAGTTTTGCTAAAATCCAACTGCATTCTCTCGTTTGGCCAGTATTCTCCATTTAACGATAACCTAATACTTTGGATGCTGACATTGTCAAATAATGTGGGATCAGATGTGATTGTGTTACGTTTACCTGTTTGAAAGAAAACAATGACATAACGTGGTCTTTCAACGGATGTGCTAGTTTTAACAGCCCAAACTTCACGCCTAACACCTTTGGTAATGGCAGGCAATTCGTGTAATTCCCACTTTCTAAATGGAATAACTATGGGCTGATCTTGTTGAATGGATTTCATGAGTTCCAATTTAATTTCGTCATTGGGAAATATGTGCTTCACTCTGAGTTCAATGTTGGTAATGTTAATCTTAGCGGTTGTAACAGTTGGAGTTTTGTCAGcgttttgtttttctttaatgACAATGCAATCGTTGTCGTTTCGAGCTCGAACTAGTCTTATTGTTTGACGACCACACGTAATCATTGGATAAtcgttgaaaatgttaaaaatgtgCTTAAGAGGCATCTGTATGTTGAATGAAGTATCGTTAAGAATTGGGTCCTTAGGGTAATTCCATCCAGCCATAACCATATAATTAGAATCTTCTTGAGTATAACATGTCATGGCACGTACAGCACTTACGATGCCAGGATCCCGCACTGTTTCCATCTCCCTTGCGCTTTCGCTGTACGTACACGAATCGAAAAGGAAGGCACCCACATTATTTGCTAGTTTGACGTCACCATTTCCAGTTATTTCCAGTGATCCTTTAATGCATAACAGGGTTTTGCTCATTGCAAAAAACGAGTCAACTTGATTAATGCTAAATTCAACAATATCATTGCAGTTGAATGATTTGATGAATGGTGCATAAGTTCGGTATTCAGCCTTTCGAATCGATTCATCAAAGATTGGCTTACgataaatatcaaatattggAGGCATTACTACGCTGTCTGAATGTGCTCGTTTTCCATACATTGTTGtcatttttgtagtttaaaacCAACTGATTGTAAAAACAATTTGTTTGCGAACGTAAGATGTTGCCGCTTAGACTGCTGCACAACTAATGACGTTCTTTGAGCAGTAGATGGTCTTATTACGAATCCCATTTCCCTCGTGATCTAAGTTCCAACACCAATGTGCTCTCTTCTCCTCTAAAGTTCGCAGGTCGTCCTTCTTGATCGAGAGCCAAGACTGTGATATTGGTAAGTTCACGCTGCGGCACAACTGGTAAATACAACAAATTGTGAGGAGTTTCGTCAATTGCGTACCCAGGGTTCGATTGTATGACAAATTCGTAGATCGTGTGAGCAGGTCTGTTACCGTCGAAGGCTCCGGTACTAATGTTGCATTCAAAGCGTATGCTAGATACTTTAATAATCCTAACAGGTAGATCTGAAGAATATGTTTTGCCGGGAGTAAGTATTGCCGGAGAAAATCCTAATATGGTGCCAAGACTATctggttgcttaaacgaaatctTATATTTGCTGAATATTTGGCACTGTAACGTGTTgtggttaggttttagactaaataTCGTTTCCGGTCGAAGCTCATTGTCAGCACCCAGTTTCTTTTGTATGTATTCTTCAATATCGacaatttcataacatccatcgggaaaatcaaattttgtcaattggTTTTTGTCATTGCAGTAATAAAACTTGTTATTTTCAAGGTTTGGTATACTGTTGTAGGAATGAAAGGCACGAAGAGCTATTTCATAATCTTTGTTCGGATCCAACACGATTGGTGTGAaaggttgaaatgaaaatgtataattggTACTAACTACTCTCAACAACTGCGACATGATGACTGATTCATGCCAATAGATTAAtaggttatatatatatatatatatatatatatatatatatatatatatatattatttcaTAATCTTTGTTCGGATCCAACACGATTGGTGTGAaaggttgaaatgaaaatgtataattggTACTAACTACTCTCAACAACTGCGACATGATGACTGATTCATGCCAATAGATTAAtaggttatatatatatatatatatatatatatatatatatatatatatataacctaTTAATCTATTGGCATGAATCAGTCATCATGTCGCAGTTGTTGAGAGTAGTTAGTAccaattatacattttcatttcaaccttTCACACCaatgaaaatgtataattggTACTAACTACTCTCAACAACTGCGACATGATGACTGATTCATGCCAATAGATTAAtaggttatatatatatatatatatatatatatatatatatatatatatatatatatatatatatatatatatatatatatatatatatatatatacatcccgctattaaattggcatcttttcacgttgcagtcatttggcatcacctagaaatgctatcattttctaggtataatccgtgaatgttcgcttagtacacttctttaagcttggcaccgttgtcggattttcagtaatccgatttatttatatattttattccttacactataacgacaatttgacccccgtaggtcaaaaacattgcttaaacatcactttggcaacaacaggatgttgccaagatatacatttttacggaaaagacagtacctagttagatacataatatcgatcgcttcacgttacaagtcttccactcgcactcaggtaaaaaccagttgtaggctcttttgtctgaacgggtcccttaatgagtttaataattcacttttattgtgtattttgtttcgtttagttgaaatatcagattttgtttgtaacgaatttcataatagatatttaaattatttttttgttaacaaaaacaaattttaaagtttgacatttgaaaaattaattttatattgccattttcatgacatggtcaatggttaattgcatttttctacaaccactattcaaagtgcacttttctgcacggttttatgttagcaaacttgatattttctcacagtataagatatttgacattagtgtgcagaaaagtgacgtttctgtgccgcaaagtgacgtttctgtgccgcaaagttcttttctgcacagttgactacctcattctgagtaacgttatattctgtttacatccgtggactaccgcattctgagtaacgttatattctgtttacatccgtggttaaactttagacaaatatataacctataaggcaattattatatttaactatagcatagaaactaaattatggatgttacaactgttttattttacaattttattcttattaaacattttataattatcaaataaccaataaggatttagcaacctgtgcaagagacgtcgaatgaagtaggtaggttttgtgtaaatccgtgactgcataaatataatgttaataatgtgtaataattgtttaaatttaaacaaattaaggcagtgcattatttttttaactgatttttgtgcaatttatttaggtataaggaatttaaattgattagtaggtattaattaaatacagtttaaaatttatcacataggtacctattataattaatcgtcgtttggaaattgtgatttttatttttaggaaaaactgtgcttgtagaaaaagtatagtgtgaaacacgtgcagaaaggtaatttctcactcgtttgaattgcggcactcgcttgcgctcgtaccgcaacttttcaaactcgtgagaaattagtacctttctgcacttgttgcacaatatactattataataatttaatgggtcattgcgaaacaatatacagtgcgtccataaagtaacgcataaattcattatttcacaaaccggacactttcaggaaaaataccgaaacaggtcgatttttatttttaaattacaatttattggcatacatatcatactagtgacgtcatccatctgggcgtgatgacgtaatcgttgatttttttaaataagaataaagggcatgtaatagctcatttgaaagggtatgtaattctctattcaataatataattgttaatataattatttatacagggtgtccaaaaaatgttatttaaattaaattaattggtataaaaagatgaatgtatgtaatttgtttaattctaaatatattttattggtgccagcaaacataaaaatgttttatttaaaacctaaatattgattttcgcttaagcgtaatcttaaacttccaagaggcaggtggatggcagctctaacatttaattttctgacaaaagtaaaacgaattttgaattaaataagttacatacatttttctttttgtctcaattaatttaattaaagaattctttttggacaccctgtatatataattatgttattgtttgtattagtaaatagagaattaaataccctttcaaatgagctatcacatgacccctattctcatttaaaaaattcatcgattacgttatcaagcc encodes:
- the LOC126888651 gene encoding uncharacterized protein LOC126888651 — its product is MYGKRAHSDSVVMPPIFDIYRKPIFDESIRKAEYRTYAPFIKSFNCNDIVEFSINQVDSFFAMSKTLLCIKGSLEITGNGDVKLANNVGAFLFDSCTYSESAREMETVRDPGIVSAVRAMTCYTQEDSNYMVMAGWNYPKDPILNDTSFNIQMPLKHIFNIFNDYPMITCGRQTIRLVRARNDNDCIVIKEKQNADKTPTVTTAKINITNIELRVKHIFPNDEIKLELMKSIQQDQPIVIPFRKWELHELPAITKGVRREVWAVKTSTSVERPRYVIVFFQTGKRNTITSDPTLFDNVSIQSIRLSLNGEYWPNERMQLDFSKTDYNEAYFNYTEFYPSYIHSQHKRPLLDFLAFKNRALFVIDCSKQEESMKASTVDVKLDIEASTGFPANTKAYCIIIHDCVMEYFPLTEIVKSLT